A single window of Helicobacter macacae MIT 99-5501 DNA harbors:
- a CDS encoding outer membrane family protein, with translation MKQALKKCLFGFFVVVGGFIASVIAEPSQESHRFSFSGELEAFNKFGFYNGISPTDSYGYILGTISGIYSHKFANDSTLRFELGGAGAGLAYDSTRRASQAGDAGLAYNYVGYYAGYRGSRAATATNTHNFYIHNAHLAYNSERVSLKAGRFMHDDDNYVVGLMEGADLRADFAKFDKGGIYGRVEGVSAFALLGDGFFWDFTQAYAPNGLLGAQFGGYVAFGEASKFDINAFYYYGISEYSAPGVDMKLDFERARQEGEDSSKKGFASSTRINAIFPIYDTLKMEVAPLLGNFLKNENGSNEGFTSSILARQDFRFYAGDKGEYLLGIAAYKNIGLSHARVGLYGSPLGVNIWDNSVYGVGPSLNGIVYKDAISAFVFTKASYENLATFLQGLQAGLDFRYTTNTGSAKALEEYSLKLSLDFTLTKNVALSIIGNYYTSILFDNNALNVGFGGSGGEVSRGKSLDRSYVMTKISLSI, from the coding sequence ATGAAACAGGCATTAAAAAAGTGTCTTTTTGGGTTTTTTGTCGTTGTAGGTGGCTTCATCGCTTCAGTTATTGCAGAGCCTAGCCAAGAATCTCATCGATTCTCTTTTAGCGGGGAGCTAGAAGCATTTAATAAGTTTGGATTTTATAATGGTATCTCGCCAACTGATAGCTATGGCTATATTTTGGGCACGATAAGCGGAATCTACTCGCACAAGTTTGCAAATGATTCTACGCTAAGATTTGAGCTAGGAGGTGCTGGTGCTGGACTAGCTTATGATTCTACGCGGAGGGCTAGCCAAGCAGGAGATGCGGGGCTAGCATACAACTATGTGGGCTACTACGCAGGGTATCGCGGTAGTAGAGCTGCCACTGCCACAAACACGCACAACTTCTACATTCACAACGCGCATTTAGCATACAATAGCGAGCGCGTAAGCCTAAAAGCAGGTAGATTTATGCACGATGATGATAACTATGTCGTAGGGCTTATGGAGGGCGCGGACTTGAGGGCAGATTTTGCCAAATTTGACAAAGGTGGAATCTATGGACGAGTAGAGGGGGTAAGTGCCTTTGCGTTGCTAGGCGATGGATTTTTTTGGGATTTTACGCAAGCCTACGCACCAAATGGACTGCTAGGAGCGCAGTTTGGAGGCTATGTAGCCTTTGGAGAGGCTTCCAAGTTTGACATAAACGCGTTTTATTACTATGGGATTAGCGAGTATAGCGCACCGGGCGTGGATATGAAGCTAGATTTTGAGAGAGCAAGGCAAGAGGGCGAAGATTCTAGTAAAAAAGGCTTTGCCTCAAGCACGAGAATCAATGCGATTTTCCCCATCTATGACACGCTAAAAATGGAAGTAGCCCCGCTTTTAGGAAATTTCCTAAAAAATGAAAATGGCTCAAATGAGGGCTTCACTTCTAGCATTTTGGCAAGGCAGGATTTTAGATTTTATGCGGGCGATAAAGGCGAATATCTGCTAGGAATAGCCGCGTATAAAAATATCGGGCTTTCTCACGCTCGCGTAGGGCTATATGGCTCGCCACTAGGTGTAAATATCTGGGATAATAGCGTCTATGGCGTAGGTCCTTCACTAAATGGCATAGTCTATAAAGACGCCATAAGTGCCTTTGTTTTCACAAAAGCAAGCTATGAAAATCTCGCTACATTCTTGCAAGGACTTCAAGCAGGGCTAGACTTTCGCTACACTACAAACACAGGTAGCGCAAAGGCGTTAGAGGAGTATTCACTAAAACTTAGCCTAGATTTTACCCTTACCAAAAATGTCGCACTTAGCATAATAGGAAACTACTACACAAGCATATTGTTTGACAACAACGCTTTGAATGTAGGCTTTGGTGGTAGTGGTGGCGAAGTCTCTCGCGGAAAATCACTAGATAGAAGCTATGTGATGACAAAGATTTCACTTAGCATTTAG